In Procambarus clarkii isolate CNS0578487 chromosome 53, FALCON_Pclarkii_2.0, whole genome shotgun sequence, the following proteins share a genomic window:
- the LOC138352399 gene encoding mucin-22-like, which translates to MLGSYKTTTASYVGGYKTTTAGYVEGYKTTTASYVGGYKTTTAGYVGGYKTTTAGYVEGYKTTTASYVEGEEDKITTASYVGGEEDKITTASYVGGEEDKITTASYVGGEEDKITTASYVGGEEEKITTASYVGGEEDKISTASYVGGEEDKTTTASYVGGKEDKTTTASYVGGEEDKTTTASYVRGEEDKITTASYVGGEEDKITTASYVGGEEDKITTASYVGGEEDKITTASYVGGEEDKITTASYVGGEEDKTTTASYVRGEEDKTTTASYVGGEEDKTPTASYVGGEEDKITTASDVDGYKTTTASYVGGYKTSTASYIGG; encoded by the coding sequence ATGTTGGGAAGTTATAAGACCACCACAGCTAGTTATGTTGGTGGTTATAAGACCACCACAGCTGGTTATGTTGAGGGTTATAAGACCACCACAGCTAGTTATGTTGGTGGTTATAAGACCACCACAGCTGGTTATGTTGGTGGTTATAAGACCACCACAGCTGGTTATGTTGAGGGTTATAAGACCACCACAGCTAGTTATGTTGAGGGTGAAGAGGATAAGATCACCACAGCTAGTTATGTTGGGGGTGAAGAGGATAAGATCACCACAGCTAGTTATGTTGGGGGTGAAGAGGATAAGATCACCACAGCTAGTTATGTTGGGGGTGAAGAGGATAAGATCACCACAGCTAGTTATGTTGGTGGTGAAGAGGAGAAGATCACCACAGCTAGTTATGTTGGTGGTGAAGAGGATAAGATCTCCACAGCTAGTTATGTTGGTGGTGAAGAGGATAAGACCACCACAGCTAGTTATGTTGGGGGTAAAGAGGATAAGACCACCACAGCTAGTTATGTTGGTGGTGAAGAGGATAAGACCACCACAGCTAGTTATGTTAGGGGTGAAGAGGATAAGATCACCACAGCTAGTTATGTTGGAGGTGAAGAGGATAAGATCACCACAGCTAGTTATGTTGGAGGTGAAGAGGATAAGATCACCACAGCTAGTTATGTTGGAGGTGAAGAGGATAAGATCACCACAGCTAGTTATGTTGGAGGTGAAGAGGATAAGATCACCACAGCTAGTTATGTTGGTGGTGAAGAGGATAAGACCACCACAGCTAGTTATGTTAGGGGTGAAGAGGATAAGACCACCACAGCTAGTTATGTTGGTGGTGAAGAGGATAAGACCCCCACAGCTAGTTATGTTGGAGGTGAAGAGGATAAGATCACCACagctagtgatgttgatggttatAAGACTACCACAGCTAGTTATGTTGGGGGTTATAAGACCTCCACAGCTAGTTATATTGGGGGGTGA